The Triticum dicoccoides isolate Atlit2015 ecotype Zavitan chromosome 6A, WEW_v2.0, whole genome shotgun sequence genome has a window encoding:
- the LOC119314296 gene encoding pathogenesis-related protein PR-4-like: MATEDDVACTRTPVSLLVLVALAAVCLSANGAAAQQASGVAATYNLYSPEKINWDLRAASVFCATWDADMPLAWRQRYGWTAFCGPAGAHGQPSCGRCLQVTNGATGARTVARVVDQCGNGGLDLDAAVFQQIDTDGGGAANGHLVVDYEFVGCQD, translated from the exons ATGGCGACGGAGGACGACGTCGCTTGCACGAGGACGCCGGTCTCACTGCTGGTTCTCGTGGCACTGGCCGCGGTCTGCCTGTCCGCAAACGGCGCGGCGGCGCAGCAGGCGAGCGGCGTGGCGGCGACATACAACCTGTACAGCCCAGAGAAGATCAACTGGGACCTGCGCGCCGCCAGCGTCTTCTGCGCGACGTGGGACGCCGACATGCCGCTGGCGTGGCGGCAGAGGTACGGCTGGACGGCGTTCTGCGGCCCCGCCGGCGCGCACGGCCAGCCGTCCTGCGGCCGCTGCCTCCAG GTGACGAACGGGGCGACGGGGGCGCGGACGGTGGCCAGGGTGGTGGACCAGTGCGGCAACGGCGGGCTCGACCTTGACGCCGCCgtgttccagcagatcgacaccgacgGAGGCGGCGCCGCCAACGGCCACCTCGTCGTCGACTATGAGTTCGTCGGCTGCCAAGACTAA